The Synechococcus sp. M16.1 genome includes the window CTCCTCGCTGATCTGGAGCGCGTCGATGCGCAGCTGCGCAGCCTCGAGCAGGAGATACAGCTTCAGGCCCTTGAGGTAGAGCGCTTCAGCAGAGCCGCCGATTGGGGTGCGGCCGAATTGACTCTGGTGGACAACAAGCGTGAAGAGCTGGTTCGTCTTCAGGGACAGCGGGATCAGGCCCTGGCGGAGCGCAAAGGGCTTCAGGCCGACCTCGTGCTCAGTCAGCTGATCTCGCCCCTTGATGGTGTTGTGCTCAAGCTGCATGCCCGTGCAGGCGAGCGCCCTGGTGCAGACGGGGTGATGGATGTGGGGGCCAATCAGGCGATGCAGGCCAGCATCGAGGTCTACGAATCCGACATCTCCCTGATCCGCCTCGACCAGTCCGTGCGCCTCATCAGCGAGAACGGTGGTTTCCGCGGTGAACTCGTCGGGCGCGTCCTGCGCATCAGCCCGCAGGTGGAACAACGGTCTGTTCTCTCCACCGATCCCACCGGCGATGCCGACGCCCGCGTTGTGATGGTTGATGTGGTGCTTAACCCTGAAGATGCCGCCAAGGTCAGTCGTCTGGCGGGTTTGAAGGTGATCGCCCGCTTCGATCCATGAACCGGTTCTGGCGGGGGCGTCGGATCCCCCTCTCCTGGCTGTTGCTGACGCGCCAGCCCGTTCGCTTGCTGGTGGCGCTTGCTGGCATCAGTTTCGCGGGAATTCTGATGTTCATGCAGCTTGGATTCCGTGATGGCCTCTTTGACGCCAGCGTCACAGCGCACCGGCTGTTCGATGCTGATGTTGTTCTGATCAGTCCCCGCTCCGCCAGCTCCGTGAGCATGGAGGCCTTTCCAAGGCGGCGGCTGGTTCAGACCCTGGCTGATCCAGGCGTCGATGGGGTGACCCCGGTGCACTGGGGGCTGATGCTGTGGCGCAACCCGGAAACGCGGCGCAACCGGTCGATCCTGGCCTTGGGTTTCAATCCCGACGACCCCTTCTTTGTCGATCCCTCCCTGGCTGAGAAAACTGATGCTCTCAAGCAGAAAGGGCGGATCCTCTTCGATCAGCTGTCCCGCCCTGAATTCGGACCCATTGCCGATTGGTATCGCGATGGCCGTGTGGTGGAAACCGAGATTGCTGGCAACCGCGTCCGGGTGGCGGGTCTGGTGAGCCTGGGCACCAGCTTCGGTGCCGACGGCAACCTGCTCACGAGCACGGAGACGTTCCTTGATCTGATGCCTCAGAAGCCGCCTGGGGCGATCGAAGTGGGTCTGGTGCGGTTGAAGCCCGGTGCGGATCCTGAGCAGGTGGTGTCCCGATTGAGACAGCGACTGCCCAAGGATGTTTCGGTGCTGACCAAGCAGGGCTTCATCGATTTCGAGCAGAACTACTGGAAGAGCAGCACCTCCATCGGTTTCATCTTCACGCTCGGCGCCGCCATGGGCTTCGTGGTGGGCTGCGTGATCGTGTATCAGGTGCTGTACACCGATGTGAGTGATCACCTGCCGGAGTACGCCACCTTGATGGCCATGGGCTATCGACTCAGCCATCTGTTGGGAGTGGTGGTTCGTGAGGGTTTCTATTTGGCGGCGATGGGGTACGTCCCCGCCTACATGGCCGGTCAGGGGCTGTACTGGTTCGTTCGTGACGCCACCAAGCTGCCCGTCGGCATGGATCTGTCCCGGGCGTTGACCGTTCTGGTGATGATCCTGGTGATGTGCATGTTGTCGTCGTTCCTGGCCATGCGTCGTCTCATCGATGCAGACCCTGCGGAGATCTTCTGATGGCAGCTGTTGTTGTCGACAACCTCTCCCACGCTTTCGGCCAAGGGGAGATGCGCCGCGCGGTTCTTCAAAACATCAGCTTCAGCATCGAGCCGGGCGAAGTGGTGTTGTTGACCGGTCCTTCGGGCTGTGGCAAGACGACACTGCTCACCTTGATCGGCGCCTTGCGGACGGTTCAGCAGGGTGAGGTGTCGGTGCTTGGTGAGTCCCTGCATGGTGCAGGCCGTCGGCGCCGCCAGCAGGTGCGCCGGCGCATTGGAATGATTTTTCAGGGGCACAACCTTCTGCGCTGCCTCACGGCTGAACAGAACGTGCAGATGGGAGCCGATCTTCTGCCTGATCTCAGTTACAGGGCGCGCCGGGATGAGGCTCGTCAGTGGCTCCGTGCCGTTGGCCTGGAGGACCACATGGCCAAAGTCCCCCATGACTTGTCCGGTGGACAGAAGCAGCGGGTCGCCATTGCCCGTGCCCTTGCCGCAAACCCCCGCCTTCTCCTGGCTGACGAACCCACCGCTGCCCTGGACAGCCGTACGGGCCGGGAGGTGGTGGAGCTGCTTCGCCGACT containing:
- a CDS encoding HlyD family efflux transporter periplasmic adaptor subunit; the protein is MTPKRWSVLAGSLVIAVIGGWLLRPTPELKPVEPTPAPTVRPEAVAALGQLEPAGDIRNLAAPNAGMAGTPRVAALNVNEGDLIKTGQVLASFDHRDGLLADLERVDAQLRSLEQEIQLQALEVERFSRAADWGAAELTLVDNKREELVRLQGQRDQALAERKGLQADLVLSQLISPLDGVVLKLHARAGERPGADGVMDVGANQAMQASIEVYESDISLIRLDQSVRLISENGGFRGELVGRVLRISPQVEQRSVLSTDPTGDADARVVMVDVVLNPEDAAKVSRLAGLKVIARFDP
- the devC gene encoding ABC transporter permease DevC, which produces MNRFWRGRRIPLSWLLLTRQPVRLLVALAGISFAGILMFMQLGFRDGLFDASVTAHRLFDADVVLISPRSASSVSMEAFPRRRLVQTLADPGVDGVTPVHWGLMLWRNPETRRNRSILALGFNPDDPFFVDPSLAEKTDALKQKGRILFDQLSRPEFGPIADWYRDGRVVETEIAGNRVRVAGLVSLGTSFGADGNLLTSTETFLDLMPQKPPGAIEVGLVRLKPGADPEQVVSRLRQRLPKDVSVLTKQGFIDFEQNYWKSSTSIGFIFTLGAAMGFVVGCVIVYQVLYTDVSDHLPEYATLMAMGYRLSHLLGVVVREGFYLAAMGYVPAYMAGQGLYWFVRDATKLPVGMDLSRALTVLVMILVMCMLSSFLAMRRLIDADPAEIF
- a CDS encoding DevA family ABC transporter ATP-binding protein, whose translation is MAAVVVDNLSHAFGQGEMRRAVLQNISFSIEPGEVVLLTGPSGCGKTTLLTLIGALRTVQQGEVSVLGESLHGAGRRRRQQVRRRIGMIFQGHNLLRCLTAEQNVQMGADLLPDLSYRARRDEARQWLRAVGLEDHMAKVPHDLSGGQKQRVAIARALAANPRLLLADEPTAALDSRTGREVVELLRRLAREQSCAVLMVTHDPRIVDVADRLLQMEDGRLKNAL